The Nodosilinea sp. PGN35 genomic sequence CTCAAGAACTAAGTGGTTCAATTCAAGCTCTTAAGAACTTACCAGGTTCTATCAATGATTTACTTGAGAAAACAGCAGCTAAGTTTAATGCAGACTATATTTTGATTGACATGAGTCCTAGCTTAGGTTCAATTAATCAGAATCTGCTGATGATTAGTGACTTTTTCTTAGTACCTACAACTGCCGATTTTTTCTCTGTAATGGCGATCGATTCTTTGGCTAAGGTACTGCCGAGATGGTATGCCTGGGCTAAGTCAGCAAGTTCGCTTCAAGTCTTAAGAGAAGCTAATTATCCTTTTCCTAATGTTAAGCTGCGTTTCTTGGGAACGATCGTTCAAAACTATCGAATTATCCGAGGCAAAGAAACGGCTGCGTTTCAAACCTGGATTGAGAAGATTGAGAAAGCTGTCTCCGAAAAGCTAATTCCAACTCTGAGACAGAGCAATATGATGTTGCCAAATGAGGCTTACAGAGATCAGGGAATTGCAAGCAACCTTTCTCTTGCAAAGATTTCCAATTTCAATAGCCTCATTGCTCTATCCCAGGAACATCGCACTCCAGTCTATGACTTGACCCCTCAGCAGTTAAGGCAAACAGGCATTGTTTTGGAGCGAAATCAGCAGAAACAGGAAGAGTTTAGGCAAACCTTTTCAAATTTGGCAGATAAAATCATTGCATTAAGTTCCGAAAGCTCCGTCTATGCAGTCAGCGCTTGACCAATTTCGCATCAGCATTGGTCGTGTCCGAGACCTAATTGCACTTCATAATTCTGTCAAAGCCCAAGCTACAGGCGCACTTGATGTGTCAGATATGTTACGTGCTGCGCTGGTTCTCGCTGTGAGCGCATTGGATTATTATGTGCATGAAGTTGTGACGCTAGGAATGCTGGAAATCCATCGAGGACAACGTTCTGAGCCAATACCTTCAGCGAACACGACTCAGTCAGCGTTTTCACGCTTTCAAGTGTCGTTGGGCGGTGCGCGTCAAGATCGACTGACAGCGATTGATATTGCCTCTTGGCTTGAAGCTGATATTCAACAAACTCAAGGATATGAGTTTCTCCAGCAATCCCAGACGATTTCAACGTTGATCCCCACAATATCAAGCAGCATCCTAAACAGGCTCAACAATACTTCTTGGTTAGAGAGTGAAATCAGGGAGCGTCTGGGATATCAAAGTTTTCAACAAGCAGACAAGATCGCTGATGCAATCAGATACATCTCAGACAAAAAATTGTGGGATGAGGTGGCCATCCAGATGGCTAAATCCGCGAAAGATGTGAAGCAGCAACTGAATTCAATCGTTGATCGAAGAAATAAAATCGCTCATGAAGCCGACATAGACCCAACTTTTAATATTGGAAGCCGATGGTACATTGATGAGGTGCTTGTTGGTGATGCAGTTGATTTCATTGAGGTACTGGTCGAAAGTATTCATCAAGTGCTGTAGGAATAGCATACAGTGTAAGCCAGCTAACAAATCGTTGCAGCGGCGGAATGAAAGTTATTGGTTGGAATGTAAAGGTTGGTAGCCGCCGCTGAACTCAATCGTTAGCCCTCAACACTCCGATGGTGCCATAGTTTAGTTCTTTGAGACCTTGAACCATCCGAAAAGTCTCGCAAGCTTTAGAGTAAACCGCCAACGTCCAGCAGCGCTAAGCATGAGATAGAGTTCAAAGTCCCGAATTTAGAATTCTGAGAGGTATCAAGGCGCTCTCAAAAACTTCGCTCAGCACTACTAAATACCTCTATGAAGAATATTCTAATTTTTATAAGTCTATTTTTGTATATGATTTCCCTAGCAATTCCCAATTTTCTCTTCATCGAGACGCATTACGATTTTCAAAGCTCCTGGATCGCACCTTCACCTACTGTGTGGAGTGGATTGACTATACTAATGGCAGGGTGGTTTTGGCTTTTTGGACTTCAGTTTATCTGGTTTGCAAACCCTTTTTATTATTTAAGTCTTTGTTTTCTTTGGGCGAGCCGTTGGCGCGCCGCTATTGTTTCAAGTGGAATTGCGATTGCAATAGCCATAGTAAGTACGCTACTGTTGCTGTTTCGACAATCTTTACCCGCTGACGTAATGGGTTTCACGCAACTAAGGCTACAGCGATTAGAACTAGGTTATTATCTTTGGCTGATATCGCTGCTAATTCCATTTGTACTGAGTCTAGGCCAATCCCTGAAGCGGACGAGCAACGGTGTGGGCTAAAATAGAGCAAGTTGCCGCCTACTTCTTGCATGAGTGAAGCTGTCTACATTGAAACGAGTATCTTAGGCTACCTCACTGCTCGACCCAGCAGGGATCTAGTTGTTGCTGCCAATATTGAGATAACCAGAGAGTGGTGGGATACCCGTCGCAGTAAGTTTCAGCTTTACATATCTCAAGCAGTCGTGAAGGAAACTTCCCAAGGGGATGCTCAAATCGCAACTCAGCGACTCGAAATTGTTCGTGATTTTGAATTGCTCGAACTGAATCAGTCTGTCCTTGATCTAGCAGAGCAATTTCTGGAACTTAGTAGTCTTCCTTCAAAGGCTGATGTTGACGCTATTCATATCGCAGCTGCAACAATTCATGGAATGGATTATCTGCTCACATGGAACTGCAAGCATATAGCTAATGCCCAAATTCAGAAGAAATTGGCAGAGATCAGTTTTAATTTTGGGTATGAATTACCGATTCTTTGTACACCCTATGAACTGCTTGGAGATTAATTATGTATCAAGATGTAATTGTGGAAGAAATTCATAGAATTCGTGAAGAGTATTCACGCTCATTCAACCATAACTTAAAAGTGCTTTTTGCTGATCTGCAAAAGCAACAAGCTGAGAGTGGCAGAAAAGTTGTGAATTTGTCGCGGAAACGCGGTCTAACAACACGTTTGAGCGGACGGGCGAGAGATATTGGTGAGGATGTCAGGGATATTAGCAGCCGCTCAACTTAGCCGTTATGCGACTTAGGCGATTCCTGGTCAACAAATTTCCCCTAGTTCAGCTGTTCAGCACCTAACTTATGGCGACTTCTACAAAGGGCTTTCCATAAGACTTTCAGTGCGATCGCTCTTATGCAGTTTGAGTGCCTAACAGCTTGTGACTTTGCTCAGCGGTTTGAATACCCTCAGGGGTGAGAGTCGCCTTCGTTGCCTCTGACGATGAACCGGGAACTACCGCCCCTGAAGGATGGTACTGGCGGTTGTAGGTTTGGCTGTGGCGACAGGGGGAACTACATCTCCGTCTTTGGCCACTACCTCCACAGTGCCGCGAAACATGTTCATGCCGCAGGCAAACTCGTAGCGACCGGGCTGGGTGGGGGTGAATTCAATGGGCGTGGTCTGGTTCACCGGCAGCGCCTGGGCAATGCGAAAGTCAGGAAAGCGTACTTCTTCAAGGCAGTTGCTGGGGTCTTTGCGAAAGAAGTTGAGCCGCACCGGCTGCCCCGCTTGCACCACGATATAGTTGGGGTCATAGCCGCCATCGACGGTGACCGTCACCGCTTGCACACCGCCCGTGGTTGTAGCCTGGCGCGACTTAGGCTTGCTGAGCAAGAACCACCACAGCTCTAGGCCAATCAGCCCTAGCCCAACCCCAGTAACGGCCACCTTAGACCAGAGCGGTTGTTCAATTCTTTGAAACTGGCCGGTCGAGGTAGGGGCCATGTCATCGTGGTTCATTTGGGCCGGGGAGCCGCTGGCGAGGCTAAGCGCGAGGATGAGACTGGTAAGTGTAGTGAGGGGAAAGTGGTTGAGTTTCATGGGAGTGCTTTGTGGAGGAATGTTGGGGCGCACGGCGGTGCGCCCGTACAGGGGGGATGTCAATTCATCTGCCCCAGCCTGGGCTTAAAGTTCCGCAGCCGCAGGGCATTGGTGACAACGGAAACCGAGCTAAAGGCCATGGCCGCCCCGGCGATGATCGGGTTGAGCAGCCAGCCAAAGATGGGGTAGAGAATGCCTGCCGCGATCGGGATGCCCGCGACGTTGTAGATGAAGGCGAAGAACAGGTTTTGGCGAATGTTGGCCATGGTGGCGCGGGAGAGCTGAATGGCGGTGACGATGCCGTGCAGGTCGCCGGAGATCAGGGTAATGTCGCTGGCGGCGATCGCCACATCCGTCCCCGTCCCGATCGCCATGCCCACATCGGCCTGGGCCAGGGCGGGGGCATCGTTAATGCCGTCGCCCACCATCGCCACAACCTTGCCTTCCCGCTGCAGGCTTTCCACCTGGGCGGCTTTTTGGTCGGGGCGCACCTCGGCAAAGACGCGATGGATGCCGACTTCGCGGGCGATCGCCTCGGCGGTGCGGCGGTTGTCGCCGGTCAGCATCACCACCTCCAGGCCCATGCCTTGCAGGGTGGCAATGGCGGTGGCCGAGGAGGGCTTGACCGCATCGGCAATGGCCAGAATAGCCTCCACCTGGCCATCCACCGCCAGCCACACCACGGTGCGGCCCTGGTTTTCGAGGGCATCTCGCTGGCGTTCCAGGCGATCGGTGGCGATGCCCAACTCGCCCATCCAGCGGTGGGTGCCAATGTGGACCCGCTGCCCGGCCACAGTGCCCTGAACGCCGCTGCCCGCCACGGCTTCAAAGGCCTGGGGTTCTGCCAGGGTCACGCCCTGGGTCTGGGCGTAGTTGACCACCGCTTCGGCCAGGGGATGCTCGGAGTTGCGCTCCAGCGACCCGGCTAGCTTCAGCAGGTGCAGTTCGGTGGCGGTGCCGTTGACGGTGACATAATCGGTCACCGTGGGCTGGCCCTGGGTGATGGTGCCGGTTTTATCCAGCACAATGGTTTGAATTTTGTGGGCCAACTCCAGGCTGTCGGCCCCTTTGATGAGAATGCCGTTCTCGGCCCCCTTGCCCGTGCCCACCATGATCGAGGTGGGCGTGGCCAGGCCCAGGGCGCAGGGGCAGGCCAAAATCAGCACCCCCACGGTGGTAATCAGCGCCATGCTGAGGTTGCCCATGACGTTGAACCAGACCACAAAGGTGAGAATGGCCACGGCGATCACGGCGGGCACAAACCAGCCCGTCACCCGGTCGGCTAGCTGCTGAATCGGCGCTTTTGAGCCCTGGGCCTGCTGCACCAGCTTGACGATCTGGGCCAAAAAGGTGTCTTTGCCAACCCGAGTGGCGCGAAACTTAAAGCTGCCGGTTTTATTCAGCGTCGCGCCGATCACCTCGTCGCCGACGGTCTTTTGCACGGGCACGCTTTCGCCGGTCACCATGGCTTCATCCAGGGTGGACGTGCCGTCGATGATCTCGCCATCCACCGGAATTTTTTCGCCGGGGCGCACCAGAATCACGTCGCCCAGCACCACTTCGGCAATGGGGATGTCGAACGTCTGGCCGTTGCGGATGACGCGGGCGGTTTTGGCCTGCAAACCCATCAGCTTGCGAATCGCC encodes the following:
- a CDS encoding cupredoxin domain-containing protein produces the protein MKLNHFPLTTLTSLILALSLASGSPAQMNHDDMAPTSTGQFQRIEQPLWSKVAVTGVGLGLIGLELWWFLLSKPKSRQATTTGGVQAVTVTVDGGYDPNYIVVQAGQPVRLNFFRKDPSNCLEEVRFPDFRIAQALPVNQTTPIEFTPTQPGRYEFACGMNMFRGTVEVVAKDGDVVPPVATAKPTTASTILQGR
- a CDS encoding HEPN domain-containing protein: MQSALDQFRISIGRVRDLIALHNSVKAQATGALDVSDMLRAALVLAVSALDYYVHEVVTLGMLEIHRGQRSEPIPSANTTQSAFSRFQVSLGGARQDRLTAIDIASWLEADIQQTQGYEFLQQSQTISTLIPTISSSILNRLNNTSWLESEIRERLGYQSFQQADKIADAIRYISDKKLWDEVAIQMAKSAKDVKQQLNSIVDRRNKIAHEADIDPTFNIGSRWYIDEVLVGDAVDFIEVLVESIHQVL
- a CDS encoding ParA family protein yields the protein MVQKIALFNHKGGVSKTTTTFNLGWMLASKGKRVILVDSDPQCNLTGMALGEETEDDEARIQEIYNTTSNIKTGLAPAFESQPRAIEAVDCIPVQGRNDLFLLPGHVGFAEYEVTLGIAQELSGSIQALKNLPGSINDLLEKTAAKFNADYILIDMSPSLGSINQNLLMISDFFLVPTTADFFSVMAIDSLAKVLPRWYAWAKSASSLQVLREANYPFPNVKLRFLGTIVQNYRIIRGKETAAFQTWIEKIEKAVSEKLIPTLRQSNMMLPNEAYRDQGIASNLSLAKISNFNSLIALSQEHRTPVYDLTPQQLRQTGIVLERNQQKQEEFRQTFSNLADKIIALSSESSVYAVSA
- a CDS encoding heavy metal translocating P-type ATPase, with translation MQNQILKLRGMSCAACASNIEDAIRSVPGVEACSVNFGAEQAAVTYDPHQTNLTHIQAAVDDAGYGAQPISDDPLLAEDDAEQRERAARHRDLTRKVIFSLVIGGVLMVGGLPMMTGIPMPFIPAWLHNPWVQLVLTLPVIAWAGSHFFINAWKAFRHRSATMDTLVAVGTGTAFLYSLFPTFYPQWFLNQGLSPDVYFEITAIIIALILLGNLLENRAKGQTSEAIRKLMGLQAKTARVIRNGQTFDIPIAEVVLGDVILVRPGEKIPVDGEIIDGTSTLDEAMVTGESVPVQKTVGDEVIGATLNKTGSFKFRATRVGKDTFLAQIVKLVQQAQGSKAPIQQLADRVTGWFVPAVIAVAILTFVVWFNVMGNLSMALITTVGVLILACPCALGLATPTSIMVGTGKGAENGILIKGADSLELAHKIQTIVLDKTGTITQGQPTVTDYVTVNGTATELHLLKLAGSLERNSEHPLAEAVVNYAQTQGVTLAEPQAFEAVAGSGVQGTVAGQRVHIGTHRWMGELGIATDRLERQRDALENQGRTVVWLAVDGQVEAILAIADAVKPSSATAIATLQGMGLEVVMLTGDNRRTAEAIAREVGIHRVFAEVRPDQKAAQVESLQREGKVVAMVGDGINDAPALAQADVGMAIGTGTDVAIAASDITLISGDLHGIVTAIQLSRATMANIRQNLFFAFIYNVAGIPIAAGILYPIFGWLLNPIIAGAAMAFSSVSVVTNALRLRNFKPRLGQMN
- a CDS encoding type II toxin-antitoxin system VapC family toxin encodes the protein MSEAVYIETSILGYLTARPSRDLVVAANIEITREWWDTRRSKFQLYISQAVVKETSQGDAQIATQRLEIVRDFELLELNQSVLDLAEQFLELSSLPSKADVDAIHIAAATIHGMDYLLTWNCKHIANAQIQKKLAEISFNFGYELPILCTPYELLGD